Sequence from the bacterium genome:
GCCTTTACCAAATCTGGTCTCAGCTTGAAAGTTTCCACCTAACATATAAGCTAAACCTTTATAATCTCTCCCTCCCCCCTTTCCCGATTGAAGGATTATGCCACCCCGATAATCCACTTCCTTTCCCAGTTTTCCACTCAAATGGCAGCCCAAAAAGTTCTTATCCACACCGCTAGTTCGATCTCTCTGCCACAAACCGGAAATTTGGGGAGTAATCCCTTTCCATTTTCTCTTAAAAAATACTCCATAAGCATTCTTCTCTTTCCAGTTATCAGGGCTAACTCCCTCACTCCCTGTAGGTTTTAACATCATTAGCTCGCAGTCGACCTGCCAGGGCAGGATGGCGGATAATTTAATGGCATCGTAACCTGACGCATTGTCATCAACCAATAGCCCATCTCCGTATTGGAGAGGTTGTCTTCCCAGAGCTAAATATAAAGGAAGTCCAAGAAATTCATCAACTTTCACATAGGCATTTTCAATCCAGGGCAGCATATTCTTGCGAGTCAATCCTTCAATGGTTACTGTGGAAGTATCCACACCCCAGAACCCTCTCGATTGTAACTTTAGGCCAATGGTAACTCCCTCTGCTAATACTCCCTCTATCAAGAATCTCGTCC
This genomic interval carries:
- a CDS encoding alginate export family protein; amino-acid sequence: MKRTILFLLVVSIIQIFPQVCLAGVRVGEEVRIRWVPVNNGDTSYVYQRTRFLIEGVLAEGVTIGLKLQSRGFWGVDTSTVTIEGLTRKNMLPWIENAYVKVDEFLGLPLYLALGRQPLQYGDGLLVDDNASGYDAIKLSAILPWQVDCELMMLKPTGSEGVSPDNWKEKNAYGVFFKRKWKGITPQISGLWQRDRTSGVDKNFLGCHLSGKLGKEVDYRGGIILQSGKGGGRDYKGLAYMLGGNFQAETRFGKGIAACEYLVGSGEVAPITGKDENFLSDYAHLSEEEYGEYYMENRSEVRDGDPDYTTTNLKILKLGLSVFPLPELKTGLNYFSYSSYTPKGAIGDEVDIFVKYYYSANLSFRLVYGIFMAGELAEDGADKVLGEMMVKF